From a single Arachis hypogaea cultivar Tifrunner chromosome 3, arahy.Tifrunner.gnm2.J5K5, whole genome shotgun sequence genomic region:
- the LOC112734791 gene encoding auxin response factor 6 isoform X2 has protein sequence MKLSSADFCPPPPEGEKRVLDSELWHACAGPLVSLPIVGSRVVYFPQGHSEQVAVSTNREVDAQIPNYPSLPPQLICQLHNVTMHADIETDEVYAQMTLQPLNPQEQKEAYLPAELGTPSKQPTNYFCKTLTASDTSTHGGFSVPRRAAEKVFPPLDFTQQPPAQELIARDLHGNEWKFRHIFRGQPKRHLLTTGWSVFVSAKRLVAGDAVLFIWNEKNQLLLGIRRANRPQPVMPSSVLSSDSMHLGLLAAAAHAAATNSRFTIFYNPRACPSDFVIPLAKYVKAVYHTRVSVGMRFRMLFETEESSVRRYMGTITGISDLDPVRWQNSHWRSVKVGWDESTAGEKQPRVSLWEIEPLTTFPMYPSPFPLRLKRPWPSGLPSFYGMKEDDFGINSSLMWLRDADRGLQSLNFQGTGVSPWMQPRLDPSMLNLQTDLYQAMAATALQDMRTLDPTKQHPTSLIQFQQPQNFPNRTGALMQTPMLQPSQHQQAFPNNQEIQHPSQSQVQIQNHLQQHLQNQHLFNNQSHQQQQPQLQQQQQQQHHQQQMVDHQEIPNVVSTMSQFVSTPQSQSLPMQAISSLCHQQSFTDSNGTAAVSPLHSILGSFPQDETSHLVNLARTSSWVPVQSSSAWPSKRVAVDPLVSSEASQCVLPQVDQLGQAHSTMSQNAISLPPVPGREYSVEGSTDPQNHILFGVNIENSSSLLMHHGMSSLKGVGSNTHSSTVPIQSSNYLNTVGTDSSLNQGMTHSNGESGFLQPPEDGGRGNPPNKKTFVKVYKSGTFGRSLDITRFTNYHELRSELARMFGLEGELEDPLRSGWQLVVVDRENDVLLLGDDPWPEFVNSVWCIKILSPREVQQMANNGICDDLPGHDDPRNLDF, from the exons ATGAAGCTTTCTTCAGCTGATTTTTGTCCTCCACCCCCGGAAG GAGAAAAGCGCGTTTTGGATTCAGAACTTTGGCATGCATGTGCTGGTCCCCTTGTTTCTTTACCAATTGTTGGAAGCCGAGTTGTGTACTTTCCACAAGGTCACAGTGAACAG GTTGCTGTATCAACCAACAGGGAAGTGGATGCCCAAATTCCTAACTATCCAAGCTTGCCTCCCCAACTTATCTGTCAACTTCATAATGTGACTATGCAT GCTGATATTGAGACAGATGAAGTATATGCACAAATGACCTTGCAACCTCTGAATCCT CAAGAGCAAAAGGAGGCATACCTTCCAGCAGAGTTGGGCACTCCAAGTAAACAGCCTACAAACTACTTTTGCAAAACTTTGACAGCCAGTGACACAAGCACGCATGGAGGGTTCTCTGTTCCTCGCCGTGCAGCTGAAAAAGTGTTTCCTCCTTTG GACTTCACCCAACAGCCTCCTGCTCAAGAGTTAATTGCAAGGGATTTGCATGGTAATGAATGGAAATTCAGACATATCTTTCGCG GCCAACCCAAAAGGCATCTATTGACAACGGGATGGAGTGTCTTCGTGAGTGCTAAAAGACTTGTTGCTGGTGATGCTGTGCTGTTTATCTG GAATGAAAAGAATCAATTGCTTCTTGGCATTCGCCGTGCTAATCGGCCACAACCTGTGATGCCTTCCTCAGTTTTGTCTAGTGATAGCATGCACTTGGGGCTTCTTGCTGCTGCAGCTCATGCAGCTGCAACCAATAGTCGATTCACCATTTTCTATAACCCACG TGCTTGCCCATCAGACTTTGTCATACCCTTGGCAAAGTATGTTAAAGCTGTGTATCATACTCGAGTCTCAGTTGGCATGCGCTTCAGAATGCTGTTTGAAACAGAGGAATCTAGTGTGCGGCG ATACATGGGCACCATAACTGGTATTAGTGACTTGGATCCTGTTCGATGGCAAAATTCACATTGGCGTTCGGTCAAG GTTGGCTGGGATGAGTCTACTGCTGGAGAGAAGCAACCTCGAGTGTCTCTATGGGAAATTGAGCCCTTAACAACATTTCCTATGTATCCATCTCCGTTTCCTCTTAGGCTTAAAAGACCATGGCCTTCAGGACTTCCTTCTTTCTATG GCATGAAGGAGGATGATTTCGGCATAAATTCTTCACTAATGTGGCTTAGAGATGCTGATAGAGGGCTACAGTCTCTTAATTTTCAGGGTACCGGTGTAAGTCCTTGGATGCAGCCAAGGCTTGATCCCTCCATGTTGAATTTGCAAACAGATCTGTACCAAGCTATGGCTGCCACTGCGCTTCAGGATATGAGGACTTTAGACCCTACCAAACAGCATCCAACTTCCTTAATTCAGTTTCAGCAACCCCAGAACTTCCCTAACCGGACGGGTGCTTTAATGCAGACACCAATGTTGCAGCCCTCTCAACATCAGCAGGCCTTCCCAAATAATCAAGAAATTCAGCATCCATCTCAATCTCAGgttcaaattcaaaatcatctTCAGCAGCATCTACAGAATCAGCACTTATTCAACAATCAGAGTCATCAGCAGCAGCAACCACAGCttcaacagcagcagcagcagcagcaccaCCAACAACAAATGGTAGATCATCAGGAGATTCCAAATGTGGTCTCTACAATGTCTCAGTTCGTTTCCACTCCGCAGTCTCAGTCGTTACCCATGCAGGCTATCTCTTCACTGTGCCATCAGCAAAGTTTTACTGATTCAAATGGTACTGCTGCTGTTTCTCCGCTACACAGTATCTTGGGTTCATTTCCCCAGGATGAAACATCCCACCTTGTGAACCTTGCTAGAACTTCCTCTTGGGTTCCTGTTCAATCTTCATCTGCATGGCCCTCAAAGCGTGTTGCAGTGGATCCTCTTGTTTCTTCTGAAGCTTCTCAATGTGTTCTGCCTCAGGTGGATCAGTTGGGGCAGGCACATAGCACCATGTCTCAGAATGCTATTTCGTTGCCACCAGTTCCTGGTAGGGAGTACAGTGTAGAAGGGAGCACTGATCCACAAAACCATATTTTGTTTGGTGTGAATATAGAAAACTCTTCTTCGCTACTAATGCATCATGGAATGTCAAGCCTTAAGGGGGTTGGCAGCAACACTCATTCATCAACCGTACCTATTCAATCTTCTAATTACCTGAATACAGTAGGCACTGATTCTTCACTGAATCAAGGAATGACACACAGCAATGGTGAATCGGGCTTCCTTCAGCCTCCAGAAGATGGGGGCCGAGGAAACCCGCCAAATAAAAAGACCTTTGTGAAG GTTTATAAATCAGGGACCTTTGGAAGATCATTGGATATAACTAGATTTACCAACTACCATGAGCTGCGCAGCGAGCTTGCTCGTATGTTCGGCCTTGAAGGTGAGTTGGAGGACCCTTTGAGATCAGGCTGGCAGCTTGTAGTTGTGGACCGAGAGAATGACGTTCTTCTCCTCGGTGATGACCCATGGCC GGAATTTGTAAATAGTGTATGGTGCATCAAGATACTTTCCCCTCGGGAGGTGCAGCAAATGGCCAACAATGGCATCTGTGATGACTTACCAGGACATGATGACCCAAGAAATTTAGACTTCTGA
- the LOC112734791 gene encoding auxin response factor 6 isoform X1, whose translation MKLSSADFCPPPPEGEKRVLDSELWHACAGPLVSLPIVGSRVVYFPQGHSEQVAVSTNREVDAQIPNYPSLPPQLICQLHNVTMHADIETDEVYAQMTLQPLNPQEQKEAYLPAELGTPSKQPTNYFCKTLTASDTSTHGGFSVPRRAAEKVFPPLDFTQQPPAQELIARDLHGNEWKFRHIFRGQPKRHLLTTGWSVFVSAKRLVAGDAVLFIWNEKNQLLLGIRRANRPQPVMPSSVLSSDSMHLGLLAAAAHAAATNSRFTIFYNPRYHLDSCAKPSGHDIVSFLTDDFSFATFNFSACPSDFVIPLAKYVKAVYHTRVSVGMRFRMLFETEESSVRRYMGTITGISDLDPVRWQNSHWRSVKVGWDESTAGEKQPRVSLWEIEPLTTFPMYPSPFPLRLKRPWPSGLPSFYGMKEDDFGINSSLMWLRDADRGLQSLNFQGTGVSPWMQPRLDPSMLNLQTDLYQAMAATALQDMRTLDPTKQHPTSLIQFQQPQNFPNRTGALMQTPMLQPSQHQQAFPNNQEIQHPSQSQVQIQNHLQQHLQNQHLFNNQSHQQQQPQLQQQQQQQHHQQQMVDHQEIPNVVSTMSQFVSTPQSQSLPMQAISSLCHQQSFTDSNGTAAVSPLHSILGSFPQDETSHLVNLARTSSWVPVQSSSAWPSKRVAVDPLVSSEASQCVLPQVDQLGQAHSTMSQNAISLPPVPGREYSVEGSTDPQNHILFGVNIENSSSLLMHHGMSSLKGVGSNTHSSTVPIQSSNYLNTVGTDSSLNQGMTHSNGESGFLQPPEDGGRGNPPNKKTFVKVYKSGTFGRSLDITRFTNYHELRSELARMFGLEGELEDPLRSGWQLVVVDRENDVLLLGDDPWPEFVNSVWCIKILSPREVQQMANNGICDDLPGHDDPRNLDF comes from the exons ATGAAGCTTTCTTCAGCTGATTTTTGTCCTCCACCCCCGGAAG GAGAAAAGCGCGTTTTGGATTCAGAACTTTGGCATGCATGTGCTGGTCCCCTTGTTTCTTTACCAATTGTTGGAAGCCGAGTTGTGTACTTTCCACAAGGTCACAGTGAACAG GTTGCTGTATCAACCAACAGGGAAGTGGATGCCCAAATTCCTAACTATCCAAGCTTGCCTCCCCAACTTATCTGTCAACTTCATAATGTGACTATGCAT GCTGATATTGAGACAGATGAAGTATATGCACAAATGACCTTGCAACCTCTGAATCCT CAAGAGCAAAAGGAGGCATACCTTCCAGCAGAGTTGGGCACTCCAAGTAAACAGCCTACAAACTACTTTTGCAAAACTTTGACAGCCAGTGACACAAGCACGCATGGAGGGTTCTCTGTTCCTCGCCGTGCAGCTGAAAAAGTGTTTCCTCCTTTG GACTTCACCCAACAGCCTCCTGCTCAAGAGTTAATTGCAAGGGATTTGCATGGTAATGAATGGAAATTCAGACATATCTTTCGCG GCCAACCCAAAAGGCATCTATTGACAACGGGATGGAGTGTCTTCGTGAGTGCTAAAAGACTTGTTGCTGGTGATGCTGTGCTGTTTATCTG GAATGAAAAGAATCAATTGCTTCTTGGCATTCGCCGTGCTAATCGGCCACAACCTGTGATGCCTTCCTCAGTTTTGTCTAGTGATAGCATGCACTTGGGGCTTCTTGCTGCTGCAGCTCATGCAGCTGCAACCAATAGTCGATTCACCATTTTCTATAACCCACGGTACCACTTAGACTCTTGTGCAAAACCTTCAGGTCATGATATTGTTTCCTTTTTGACCGACGATTTTTCTTTTGCTACTTTTAATTTCAGTGCTTGCCCATCAGACTTTGTCATACCCTTGGCAAAGTATGTTAAAGCTGTGTATCATACTCGAGTCTCAGTTGGCATGCGCTTCAGAATGCTGTTTGAAACAGAGGAATCTAGTGTGCGGCG ATACATGGGCACCATAACTGGTATTAGTGACTTGGATCCTGTTCGATGGCAAAATTCACATTGGCGTTCGGTCAAG GTTGGCTGGGATGAGTCTACTGCTGGAGAGAAGCAACCTCGAGTGTCTCTATGGGAAATTGAGCCCTTAACAACATTTCCTATGTATCCATCTCCGTTTCCTCTTAGGCTTAAAAGACCATGGCCTTCAGGACTTCCTTCTTTCTATG GCATGAAGGAGGATGATTTCGGCATAAATTCTTCACTAATGTGGCTTAGAGATGCTGATAGAGGGCTACAGTCTCTTAATTTTCAGGGTACCGGTGTAAGTCCTTGGATGCAGCCAAGGCTTGATCCCTCCATGTTGAATTTGCAAACAGATCTGTACCAAGCTATGGCTGCCACTGCGCTTCAGGATATGAGGACTTTAGACCCTACCAAACAGCATCCAACTTCCTTAATTCAGTTTCAGCAACCCCAGAACTTCCCTAACCGGACGGGTGCTTTAATGCAGACACCAATGTTGCAGCCCTCTCAACATCAGCAGGCCTTCCCAAATAATCAAGAAATTCAGCATCCATCTCAATCTCAGgttcaaattcaaaatcatctTCAGCAGCATCTACAGAATCAGCACTTATTCAACAATCAGAGTCATCAGCAGCAGCAACCACAGCttcaacagcagcagcagcagcagcaccaCCAACAACAAATGGTAGATCATCAGGAGATTCCAAATGTGGTCTCTACAATGTCTCAGTTCGTTTCCACTCCGCAGTCTCAGTCGTTACCCATGCAGGCTATCTCTTCACTGTGCCATCAGCAAAGTTTTACTGATTCAAATGGTACTGCTGCTGTTTCTCCGCTACACAGTATCTTGGGTTCATTTCCCCAGGATGAAACATCCCACCTTGTGAACCTTGCTAGAACTTCCTCTTGGGTTCCTGTTCAATCTTCATCTGCATGGCCCTCAAAGCGTGTTGCAGTGGATCCTCTTGTTTCTTCTGAAGCTTCTCAATGTGTTCTGCCTCAGGTGGATCAGTTGGGGCAGGCACATAGCACCATGTCTCAGAATGCTATTTCGTTGCCACCAGTTCCTGGTAGGGAGTACAGTGTAGAAGGGAGCACTGATCCACAAAACCATATTTTGTTTGGTGTGAATATAGAAAACTCTTCTTCGCTACTAATGCATCATGGAATGTCAAGCCTTAAGGGGGTTGGCAGCAACACTCATTCATCAACCGTACCTATTCAATCTTCTAATTACCTGAATACAGTAGGCACTGATTCTTCACTGAATCAAGGAATGACACACAGCAATGGTGAATCGGGCTTCCTTCAGCCTCCAGAAGATGGGGGCCGAGGAAACCCGCCAAATAAAAAGACCTTTGTGAAG GTTTATAAATCAGGGACCTTTGGAAGATCATTGGATATAACTAGATTTACCAACTACCATGAGCTGCGCAGCGAGCTTGCTCGTATGTTCGGCCTTGAAGGTGAGTTGGAGGACCCTTTGAGATCAGGCTGGCAGCTTGTAGTTGTGGACCGAGAGAATGACGTTCTTCTCCTCGGTGATGACCCATGGCC GGAATTTGTAAATAGTGTATGGTGCATCAAGATACTTTCCCCTCGGGAGGTGCAGCAAATGGCCAACAATGGCATCTGTGATGACTTACCAGGACATGATGACCCAAGAAATTTAGACTTCTGA